A single genomic interval of Trachemys scripta elegans isolate TJP31775 chromosome 3, CAS_Tse_1.0, whole genome shotgun sequence harbors:
- the PFN4 gene encoding profilin-4, whose amino-acid sequence MNQIQSLLNDCLIRTKHVEHAAIIKLKDETVWASTFGFNLQPQHALLLSSAFFKNLLHVRREGLYFKEKHYKCVRADECSIYLKNEDSGLIAVKTESYILVATYSEGMYPSVCVEALEKLAEYFRDKEN is encoded by the exons ATGAACCAAATTCAATCTTTGCTCAATGATTGCCTCATCAGAACAAAACATGTGGAACACGCGGCCATCATCAAATTAAAGGACGAGACTGTGTGGGCATCAACCTTTGGCTTTAAT CTGCAGCCACAGCATGCCTTACTCCTCAGCTCTGCTTTCTTCAAGAACTTATTACACGTCAGAAGGGAGGGACTTTACTTCAAGGAGAAGCATTATAAATGTGTCCGAGCAGATGAGTGCTCCATCTATCTTAAAAAT GAAGACAGTGGTCTGATAGCTGTGAAAACAGAGTCATACATCCTGGTTGCTACTTACTCTGAGGGGATGTATCCTAGCGTGTGTGTGGAAGCTTTAGAGAAACTGG cgGAGTATTTCAGAGATAAGGAAAACTGA